The Thermoanaerobaculia bacterium nucleotide sequence CGAGGGAATTCGGATGCGAGGCGATCGCGACCGGGCACTACGCGCGGATCGGCCGCGACGGGGCCGGCCGCCCCGTCCTGCGGAAGGGCGCCGACGCGGCGAAGGACCAGTCGTACTTCCTCTGGGATCTCGGCCGCGAGCAGCTCGACCGGGCGGTCTTCCCGGTCGGGGGGCTCTCCAAGACGGAGGTCCGCCAGAGAGCGCGGGAAGCATCCCTTCCGACGGCGGACAAGGCCGAGTCGATGGAAATCTGCTTCGTTCCCGCGGGCGACGCGGCTTCGGAGTTCGTGGAACGGGAGGCGAATGCCCTCGGGCTCGCCCTTCCGGCTCACGGGCGCTTCGTCGGCCCGGACGGCGCCGCGATCGGCGAGCACGGGGGAGTGCACCGCTTCACCGTCGGACAGCGACGCGGTCTCGGCGCCGCGTTCGGGGAGAGACGCTACGTCACCGAGATCGACGCCTCCACGGGCGACGTCCGGCTCGGCTCGCGCGACGACCTCCTGACGACCGAGGCGCGCGTCTCGGGCGTCCGCTGGACGTCGATCGACGCCCCGGGCGCTCCGGTCGAGGCGACGGTTCGCGTTCGCCACCGGGGCCGGGAGACGCCCGCGACGATCACGCCCCTTTCCGAGGGAAGAGCGCGGATCGCCTTTCACGAGCCCGTCGCGGCGGTGGCTCCCGGACAGGCCGCGGTGTTCTACGACGGGGACCTGGTGATCGGAGGCGGGACCCTCGTCCGGTAGGCTCGGCGGTCCGCGGACTCCGACCGGCCGGGGCCGCCTCAGTTCGTGGGGCTTTCCGAAGCGGGGGGCGGGACGGCGGTGACTTCGGGGATCGGGCCGAACTGCCGCTCGTAGATCCCGATGTTCTGCGCCAGCGCGTTGAGGAGCTGTTTCGCGTGCACGGGAGTCGTGAGGATGCGCGCGAGGATCTTCACGTCGGGCCGGCCGGGCACGATGCGTCCGAAGTCGAGCACGAACTCGGTGGGGTTGTGCAGGATGTTCGCGAAATTCACGTAATGGCCGGCGGACGTCGGCTCGTCGATCGTCATCTTCAGCTCGACCGGTTTCGGTTCGTTCATGCGGCGCTCCTGCGCGAAGTCTAGCAGGCCGCTCCCGCCTATAATGCCCGCGCGGGAGGCACGGCCATGTGGAGCGCGATCTTGTTCACGGTTCTGGCCCAGGTGCATACGACGA carries:
- a CDS encoding aminomethyltransferase beta-barrel domain-containing protein — protein: REFGCEAIATGHYARIGRDGAGRPVLRKGADAAKDQSYFLWDLGREQLDRAVFPVGGLSKTEVRQRAREASLPTADKAESMEICFVPAGDAASEFVEREANALGLALPAHGRFVGPDGAAIGEHGGVHRFTVGQRRGLGAAFGERRYVTEIDASTGDVRLGSRDDLLTTEARVSGVRWTSIDAPGAPVEATVRVRHRGRETPATITPLSEGRARIAFHEPVAAVAPGQAAVFYDGDLVIGGGTLVR
- a CDS encoding DUF3467 domain-containing protein, encoding MNEPKPVELKMTIDEPTSAGHYVNFANILHNPTEFVLDFGRIVPGRPDVKILARILTTPVHAKQLLNALAQNIGIYERQFGPIPEVTAVPPPASESPTN